A genomic segment from Plasmodium sp. gorilla clade G2 genome assembly, chromosome: 3 encodes:
- a CDS encoding EB1 homolog, putative — protein MAEYKDLQTAGKMDSSFFVSRKELIEWVNRYLKLNITKVEQCSNGAIYIQLLDILFPNKSVLHKAKWNAKMEYECIINYKLIQSVFNKLGIKKYMDVDKLIKGKYQDNFEFLQWFKSFFERIIDYNNEQVINYDPIERRKLCLLGERGDYKQLNNYLPEWAKTDINVLKEKKYIYSDNNIGTNLNKTKNLEHRDSVNREISIGCGKGTSRGMNSNIVNNNINNNVNNSANININNNSVSNNVNNYINSNLYSAVTSSTTTSSNNNNNNNNNNNYNNINKFVKSEKGTMHINLNNDHNNNIINSNNNTSLLSSNNDININIHKNKNTSNHHNNNVNKRLSLSNNIFSQGSLSHYHNKAKILESQKDYNSLMDQNKKLKTQLENKNQELLLIQNKLKEEENEKKILHFQKNFYYNKLRFLELLCNQTDDSYILIHDIQQIIYARDNTYFHHTVSLKDKNNTEDNESIEPNNTNELSLQHTIPHNESLTYNTQGSIDYATYCS, from the coding sequence TGAATATAACAAAAGTAGAACAATGTTCTAATGGagcaatatatatacaattattaGATATTCTTTTTCCAAATAAATCAGTTTTACATAAAGCAAAATGGAATGCCAAAATGGAATATGaatgtataataaattataaattaatccAAAGTGTTTTTAATAAACTTggtataaagaaatatatggatGTAgacaaattaataaaaggaaaatatcAAGATAATTTCGAATTCTTACAATGGTTTAAATCATTTTTTGAACGTATTatagattataataatgagcAAGTAATTAATTATGACCCAAtagaaagaagaaaattgTGCCTCTTAGGTGAGAGAGGAGATTATAAGCAACTTAATAATTATCTCCCCGAATGGGCCAAAACTgatataaatgttttaaaagaaaaaaaatatatatatagtgataataatataggaaCAAATTTAAACAAGACCAAAAACTTGGAACATAGGGATAGTGTTAATCGGGAGATTTCTATAGGATGTGGAAAAGGTACATCAAGAGGTATGAACAGTAatattgtaaataataatataaataataatgtgaataatagtgcaaatattaatataaataataatagtgtgtctaataatgtaaataattatattaatagtaatttGTATAGTGCCGTTACATCTTCTACTACAACATcatcaaataataacaataataataataataataataattataataatattaacaaattTGTAAAGAGCGAAAAAGGAACTAtgcatataaatttaaacaatgatcataataacaatataattaatagtaataataatacatcttTGTTATCATCTAacaatgatataaatataaacatacataaaaataaaaatacatctaatcatcataataataatgttaacAAAAGATTGTCTctttcaaataatattttttcgcAAGGTTCTTTATCccattatcataataaagcCAAAATTTTAGAAAGTCAAAAAGATTACAATTCTTTAATGgaccaaaataaaaaattaaaaacacaattagaaaacaaaaatcaagaacttttattaatacaaaataaattaaaagaagaagaaaatgagaaaaaaattcttcactttcaaaaaaatttctattataataaattacgTTTTCTAGAATTGTTATGCAATCAGACTGACGATAGttacatattaatacatGACATACAACAAATCATATATGCTCGTGATAATACTTATTTTCATCACACTGTTTCACTaaaggataaaaataatacagaAGATAATGAATCTATAGAACCTAACAATACTAATGAATTGTCTCTACAACATACTATACCTCATAATGAGTCCCTTACATATAACACTCAAGGTTCGATAGACTACGCCACCTACTGTTCATAA
- a CDS encoding ATP-dependent Clp protease proteolytic subunit → MIYFFLFLFLILLKNKKIQTKKSIKNSNILTFIPLSKKNEIIKQNIGKILTYNLQYDQGHTNYKKKVRKINSHNSSSAFGNNYNLDIEKENNKRSILKNEDLNFEIKNDCIISNDNINPKKKYINKKDQGMMEDTNTNDNINDTNNNYNNYNNYLNCEVNKKKRKKKYSKVEQQIITNNDDIKDMKKDVKLYFFKKRIIYLTDEINKKTADELISQLLYLDNINHNDIKIYINSPGGSINEGLAILDIFNYIKSDIQTISFGLVASMASVILASGKKGKRKSLPNCRIMIHQPLGNAFGHPQDIEIQTKEILYLKKVLYHYLSSFTNQSVETIEKDSDRDYYMNALEAKQYGIIDEVIETKLPHPYFNKLEK, encoded by the coding sequence atgatatatttcttcttattCCTATTTTTGatcttattaaaaaataagaaaatacaaactaaaaaaagtataaagaACTCGAATATTTTAACATTCATACCATTatccaaaaaaaatgaaattattaaacAAAACATAGGGAAAATATTAACTTATAATTTACAATATGATCAAGGACatacaaattataaaaaaaaggtaaGGAAAATAAACTCACATAATAGCTCATCAGCATTTGGAAATAATTATAACCTAGatattgaaaaagaaaataataaaagatccattttaaaaaacgaagatttaaattttgaaataaaaaatgactgtattatatcaaatgataatataaatccaaaaaaaaaatatataaataaaaaggatcAAGGAATGATGGAAGATACCAAtactaatgataatattaatgacacaaataataattataataattataataattatcttaATTGTGaagttaataaaaaaaaaagaaaaaagaaatattcaaAAGTAGAACAACAAATTATCAcgaataatgatgatattaaaGACATGAAAAAAGATgtcaaattatatttttttaaaaaaagaatcatatatttaacagatgaaataaataaaaaaacagcAGATGAACTTATTAgtcaattattatatttagataatataaatcataatgatattaaaatatatattaattcacCAGGAGGTTCCATAAATGAGGGACTAGCCATCctagatatatttaattatattaaatccGATATACAAACAATATCATTTGGATTAGTCGCATCTATGGCTTCAGTCATTTTAGCTAGTGGAAAAAAAGGTAAAAGAAAGTCTTTACCTAATTGTAGAATTATGATACACCAACCTCTTGGTAACGCTTTTGGTCATCCACAAGATATTGAAATACAAACAAAAGAAATTCTTTATCTTAAAAAAGTTCTATATCATTATCTATCTTCATTTACAAACCAGTCAGTTGAAACGATTGAAAAAGATTCCGATAgagattattatatgaatgcTCTAGAGGCAAAACAATATGGAATCATAGATGAAGTTATTGAAACTAAACTTCCACATCcgtattttaataaattagaaaaataa